Proteins encoded in a region of the Elizabethkingia bruuniana genome:
- a CDS encoding YceI family protein, with product MKKVGFLLLMTAGLAFGQTKKVVGSDIQWWGYKVMKSDASSHYGKVNLKSGNIVLKNNQVAGGTFVLDMTSVNATDVAGEDQQKLNGHLKNGDFFEVEKFPTASFTITSVKANNDKVYNYVVNGNLTVKGKTEAISFPAKINNSKGQVSIVSNKFSFDRQKFGVNYKAGMKDVVIKDDIDMLVKVTAR from the coding sequence ATGAAAAAGGTAGGTTTTCTATTATTAATGACAGCTGGTTTGGCATTTGGACAAACCAAAAAGGTAGTTGGTTCTGATATCCAGTGGTGGGGCTATAAAGTGATGAAGTCTGATGCTTCTTCGCATTATGGTAAAGTAAATCTGAAAAGCGGTAATATCGTTTTGAAAAATAATCAGGTTGCAGGAGGTACTTTCGTATTAGATATGACGAGTGTCAATGCTACTGATGTTGCTGGTGAAGATCAGCAAAAACTAAACGGACACCTTAAAAATGGTGACTTCTTTGAGGTTGAAAAATTCCCGACTGCTAGCTTTACAATTACTTCTGTAAAAGCTAACAATGATAAAGTTTACAACTATGTAGTAAACGGAAACCTTACTGTAAAAGGTAAAACTGAAGCTATCTCTTTCCCTGCAAAAATTAATAATAGCAAAGGGCAAGTAAGCATCGTGTCTAACAAGTTCTCTTTCGACAGACAGAAGTTTGGAGTAAACTATAAAGCTGGTATGAAAGATGTTGTTATCAAAGACGATATCGATATGCTTGTAAAAGTGACTGCGAGATAA
- a CDS encoding S66 family peptidase: protein MILTRPRLLKPGDTVATLSLSWGGAGTFPHRYEAGKKQLEEVFGLCVIETKNALKSADYIYKNPQARAEDLMEAFSDSSVKAIISNIGGDDSIRTLPFTDLSVIRNNPKIFLGFSDTTVTHMACYKAGLTSFYGTSVLVGFAENGGMHQYQIEDIKKTLFSTEPIGQVLPNHDGWTTERLEWGEPELQNTKRSLVQESQWNFLQGTGKVKGELIGGCVDVLEFLKGTDFWFSESDWDGKILFLETSEEMMSPLQFCWALRNYAAQGIFNRISGLILGRPYDNKYVQEYNEILLQIIRDEQGRDDLTIVTEMNFGHTCPVFTIPYGVMAEIDNERKTFSILESGVAL from the coding sequence ATGATACTTACCAGACCACGACTTTTGAAGCCAGGAGATACTGTTGCTACCCTTTCTCTTTCATGGGGTGGAGCAGGAACTTTTCCGCACAGATATGAAGCCGGAAAAAAACAACTGGAAGAAGTTTTTGGGCTCTGTGTTATAGAAACAAAAAATGCCCTGAAATCTGCTGATTACATTTATAAAAATCCTCAGGCAAGAGCAGAAGATTTAATGGAAGCTTTCTCGGATTCATCCGTAAAAGCTATTATTTCCAATATTGGTGGAGATGATAGTATCAGAACGTTGCCTTTTACGGATCTTTCAGTAATCCGCAATAATCCTAAAATATTCCTGGGATTTTCGGATACTACAGTTACCCATATGGCTTGCTACAAGGCAGGCTTAACTTCTTTTTACGGAACATCTGTATTGGTTGGCTTTGCCGAAAATGGGGGTATGCATCAATACCAGATAGAAGATATTAAAAAAACTCTTTTCTCAACAGAGCCTATAGGTCAGGTTTTACCTAATCATGACGGATGGACAACAGAACGTTTAGAATGGGGAGAACCAGAATTGCAGAATACTAAGCGTAGCCTTGTACAAGAAAGTCAATGGAATTTTCTGCAAGGCACAGGAAAGGTTAAAGGTGAGCTGATTGGTGGTTGTGTAGATGTTTTGGAATTTCTGAAAGGAACGGATTTTTGGTTTTCAGAGTCTGATTGGGATGGAAAGATTTTATTCCTGGAAACCTCAGAAGAGATGATGTCCCCGCTTCAGTTTTGTTGGGCATTAAGAAATTATGCCGCACAGGGTATTTTTAACAGAATTAGCGGATTGATTTTAGGAAGACCTTATGATAATAAATATGTTCAGGAGTATAACGAAATACTATTGCAGATTATAAGAGATGAGCAAGGTCGGGATGATCTGACTATTGTAACTGAAATGAATTTTGGACATACTTGCCCCGTTTTTACAATTCCTTACGGTGTAATGGCGGAAATTGATAATGAAAGAAAAACATTTAGTATTTTGGAAAGTGGAGTAGCCTTATAA
- a CDS encoding alpha/beta hydrolase, with protein sequence MQPQDSKIKLYIISGLGANARVFDKITFNEDIEPVFIDWLMPERDEEFDHYISRMAEKIDDSKAFYLLGYSFGGVLVQEIHKLKPAKKIVILGSIKSCHEKSRFFNWNQLLRLYKVVPMSFFSNKKAISYAFFRKANDKRIDKLYEYFTVRQPYYLKWCIHQILNWKGEEQKEVVQILADKDVVFPVKNSAPDYIIKGASHLFPVTRAKEVSDILRKVLS encoded by the coding sequence ATGCAACCTCAGGATTCTAAAATAAAACTCTATATCATCAGCGGGCTGGGAGCCAATGCACGTGTATTTGACAAAATAACTTTTAACGAAGATATTGAGCCTGTTTTTATCGACTGGCTTATGCCGGAGAGGGATGAAGAATTTGATCACTATATTTCCAGAATGGCAGAAAAGATAGATGATAGCAAAGCGTTTTATTTATTAGGCTATTCTTTTGGTGGTGTTTTGGTACAGGAAATTCATAAACTGAAACCCGCTAAAAAAATTGTTATTCTGGGGAGTATTAAATCCTGTCATGAGAAATCTAGGTTTTTTAATTGGAATCAGCTATTGCGGCTATACAAAGTAGTTCCGATGAGCTTTTTCTCCAATAAGAAAGCTATTTCCTATGCTTTTTTCCGTAAAGCCAATGACAAAAGGATAGATAAGCTGTATGAATACTTTACAGTCAGACAGCCTTATTATCTGAAATGGTGTATTCATCAGATTTTGAATTGGAAAGGTGAGGAGCAAAAAGAAGTTGTTCAGATTCTTGCTGATAAAGATGTAGTATTCCCTGTGAAAAATTCTGCTCCGGATTATATTATTAAAGGAGCGTCTCATTTATTCCCCGTAACCAGGGCGAAGGAAGTATCGGATATTTTACGGAAAGTTTTGAGTTAA
- a CDS encoding GIY-YIG nuclease family protein encodes MKTSYVYILLCSDNTYYTGVTEDVFRRFNEHQDGKYFGSYTYNRRPVVLVYYVIFTDIKEAILFEKKIKKWSKAKKEALINGQYEDLPNLAKKKFK; translated from the coding sequence ATGAAAACATCATATGTCTATATATTATTATGTTCAGATAATACTTATTATACAGGGGTTACTGAAGATGTATTCCGCAGATTTAATGAACACCAGGATGGAAAATATTTTGGTTCATATACCTATAATCGACGTCCTGTAGTATTAGTATACTATGTTATATTCACTGATATAAAAGAAGCGATATTATTTGAAAAGAAAATAAAGAAATGGTCTAAAGCAAAAAAAGAGGCTTTAATAAATGGGCAATATGAAGACTTGCCTAATCTTGCAAAGAAAAAATTCAAATAA
- a CDS encoding L-serine ammonia-lyase produces MQSISVFEIIKVGIGPSSSHTMGPWNAAEMFLDHIRREYKIADVKEVFVEFFGSLAKTGIGHGTDIAGMMGLSGEDFKLIDTSKIDDKVAEIKESQKLNLGGEHVIPFVYGHHLILNMERALDFHPNGMIFRAVFNNGEEISKDYYSVGGGFVATQEENSIENNCVRTLYPCHHAEDIKKYIDKLNLNRISDLILLNEESWRSEEETRKQALYIWQQIKECIYKGVNREGILPGGLNVTRRAAGINRKLLGDKVYKNINEWFQLVVDAEETFSTINKWVSCFALAVNEENASFGRIITAPTNGASGVIPAVLMYSQCFTEHISDDDIVRFLIVAGEIGTLFKKNATISAAMGGCQAEIGVSSAMAAAGLTEIMGGSPKQVLQAAEIAMEHHLGLTCDPIGGLVQIPCIERNSMGAIKAITASNIALESNPDNARVSLDQVIKSMWETALDMNTKYKETSEGGLAVAVNVAEC; encoded by the coding sequence ATGCAATCGATTAGTGTTTTTGAAATTATAAAAGTGGGTATAGGTCCTTCCAGTTCTCATACTATGGGGCCATGGAATGCAGCAGAAATGTTTCTGGATCATATCCGTCGCGAATATAAAATAGCAGATGTAAAAGAAGTTTTTGTAGAATTCTTTGGTTCACTGGCCAAAACGGGAATTGGACACGGTACCGATATTGCCGGAATGATGGGGCTGAGTGGTGAAGATTTTAAGTTAATAGATACTTCTAAAATAGATGATAAAGTAGCTGAGATAAAAGAATCCCAGAAGTTAAATCTTGGTGGAGAACATGTGATTCCTTTTGTATACGGGCATCACTTAATTCTGAATATGGAAAGAGCTCTGGACTTTCACCCTAACGGAATGATTTTCCGTGCTGTTTTCAATAATGGTGAGGAAATATCCAAAGATTATTATTCCGTAGGTGGTGGATTTGTAGCGACGCAAGAAGAAAATTCAATAGAAAATAATTGTGTTCGTACACTTTATCCGTGTCATCATGCCGAAGATATTAAAAAGTATATCGATAAACTAAACCTTAACAGAATTTCGGATCTTATTCTTTTAAATGAAGAATCATGGAGATCAGAAGAAGAAACCCGCAAGCAGGCTTTATATATCTGGCAACAGATTAAAGAATGTATTTACAAAGGGGTAAACCGTGAAGGTATTCTTCCGGGCGGATTGAATGTGACGCGCCGTGCAGCAGGTATTAACAGAAAGCTTTTAGGTGATAAAGTTTATAAAAATATAAATGAATGGTTTCAGTTGGTAGTAGATGCCGAAGAAACCTTCAGTACAATCAATAAATGGGTAAGCTGCTTTGCACTGGCAGTAAATGAAGAAAATGCTTCTTTCGGAAGAATTATCACCGCGCCTACAAATGGTGCAAGTGGAGTAATTCCTGCAGTCTTGATGTATTCGCAGTGCTTTACTGAGCATATTTCAGACGATGATATTGTAAGATTCTTAATTGTAGCCGGAGAAATAGGAACACTATTTAAAAAGAATGCAACAATTTCGGCAGCAATGGGAGGTTGTCAGGCAGAGATCGGAGTCTCTTCAGCAATGGCAGCGGCTGGATTAACCGAAATTATGGGAGGTTCACCAAAACAGGTATTACAGGCAGCAGAAATCGCAATGGAACACCATTTAGGATTAACATGTGACCCTATAGGCGGGCTTGTTCAGATTCCATGTATCGAAAGAAACTCAATGGGAGCTATAAAGGCTATAACGGCCTCTAATATCGCGCTGGAATCTAATCCGGATAATGCGAGAGTTTCATTGGATCAGGTTATTAAATCGATGTGGGAAACTGCTTTGGATATGAATACCAAATACAAAGAAACATCGGAAGGAGGACTTGCTGTGGCAGTGAATGTAGCAGAGTGTTAA
- a CDS encoding subclass B1 metallo-beta-lactamase BlaB-22 codes for MMKRLKGLLVLALGFTGLQVFGQQNPDIKIEKLKDNLYVYTTYNTFKGTKYAANAVYMVTDKGVMVIDSPWGEDKFKSFTDEIYKKHGKKVIMNIATHSHDDRAGGLEYFGKLGAKTYSTKMTDSILAKENKPRAKYTFDNNKSFKVGKTEFQVYYPGKGHTADNVVVWFPKDKVLVGGCIVKSGDSKDLGYIGEAYVNDWTQSIHNIQQKFPDVQYVVAGHDDWKDQTSIQHTLDLISDYQQKQKASN; via the coding sequence ATGATGAAAAGATTAAAAGGACTATTGGTTCTGGCCTTAGGTTTTACAGGGCTACAGGTTTTTGGGCAGCAAAATCCTGATATTAAAATTGAAAAATTAAAAGATAATTTATACGTCTATACAACCTATAATACCTTCAAAGGGACTAAATATGCAGCTAATGCGGTATATATGGTAACTGATAAAGGAGTAATGGTTATAGACTCTCCATGGGGAGAAGATAAATTTAAAAGTTTTACAGACGAGATTTATAAAAAGCACGGAAAGAAAGTCATCATGAACATTGCTACTCACTCTCATGATGATAGAGCCGGAGGTCTTGAGTATTTTGGTAAATTAGGTGCGAAAACTTATTCTACTAAAATGACAGATTCTATTTTAGCAAAAGAGAATAAGCCAAGAGCAAAGTACACTTTTGATAATAATAAATCCTTTAAAGTAGGAAAGACTGAGTTTCAGGTCTATTATCCGGGAAAAGGGCATACGGCAGATAATGTGGTGGTATGGTTCCCTAAAGACAAAGTATTAGTAGGAGGCTGCATTGTAAAAAGTGGTGATTCGAAAGACCTTGGATATATTGGAGAAGCTTATGTAAACGACTGGACACAGTCTATACACAATATTCAGCAGAAATTTCCCGATGTTCAGTATGTCGTTGCAGGCCACGATGACTGGAAAGATCAAACATCAATACAACATACACTGGATTTAATCAGTGATTACCAACAAAAACAAAAGGCTTCAAATTAA
- a CDS encoding DUF1203 domain-containing protein produces MNTNFKIQGLDHEIFSPLFALSDEELAKRNIVRKPVDKAYAFPCRVSLEDAEIGESVLLLSFEHLKTDSPYNSTGAIFIRENARTKEIAENEIPDILIRRLLSLRAYDKNEAMIQADVINGTELKNVLHQWLENTDIDYIHIHNAKPGCYSCLVKRSV; encoded by the coding sequence ATGAATACAAATTTTAAAATCCAGGGACTAGACCACGAGATATTCTCTCCATTATTTGCTTTGTCAGACGAAGAATTAGCAAAACGTAATATTGTCCGGAAACCAGTTGATAAAGCTTATGCTTTTCCCTGTCGTGTTAGTTTGGAAGATGCTGAAATTGGGGAAAGTGTTTTGTTATTATCATTTGAACATTTAAAAACCGATTCTCCTTATAATTCAACAGGGGCAATTTTTATTCGTGAGAATGCCCGGACAAAAGAAATAGCGGAAAATGAAATCCCGGACATACTTATAAGAAGGCTCTTATCCCTCCGTGCTTATGATAAAAATGAAGCAATGATACAAGCTGATGTTATAAACGGAACAGAACTTAAAAATGTTTTGCATCAGTGGCTCGAAAACACGGATATTGACTATATCCATATTCACAATGCCAAACCAGGCTGCTATAGTTGTCTGGTTAAGCGTTCAGTTTAA
- a CDS encoding prephenate dehydrogenase has protein sequence MNISIIGTGLIGGSMALKLKQKGLASKIIGIDKNEEHLKEAKSLGIIDDYLPFEEGVKNADLIIVAIPVDAARIILPNILDLLNDKQTIMDVGSTKDGIVKAIKNHPNRFRYVATHPMWGTENSGPAAAMADAFTGRAAVICNQEESAEDAVELVQRVYDALEMNLLYMNSEDHDIHTAYISHISHITSYALANTVLEKEKEEDTIFQLASSGFSSTVRLAKSHPEMWVPIFRQNKENVLDVLNEHISQLRKFKSALEKENYEYLEELILKANKIRGILK, from the coding sequence ATGAATATCAGTATTATTGGAACCGGGCTTATCGGCGGATCGATGGCCCTGAAATTAAAACAAAAAGGGCTTGCCTCAAAAATTATTGGAATTGACAAGAATGAAGAACATCTAAAGGAAGCTAAGTCTTTAGGAATTATAGATGATTATCTACCTTTTGAAGAAGGTGTGAAAAATGCTGATCTGATTATTGTTGCTATTCCTGTAGATGCAGCCCGAATAATCCTTCCTAATATACTGGATCTGCTAAATGATAAGCAGACAATAATGGATGTAGGTTCTACTAAAGACGGAATTGTAAAGGCTATTAAAAATCACCCGAACCGTTTCAGGTATGTAGCAACTCACCCTATGTGGGGAACCGAAAATAGTGGCCCGGCTGCTGCAATGGCCGATGCTTTTACCGGAAGAGCTGCAGTAATCTGTAATCAGGAAGAATCTGCAGAGGATGCCGTAGAACTTGTACAAAGAGTGTATGATGCTTTGGAAATGAATTTATTGTATATGAATTCTGAAGATCATGATATACACACTGCTTATATTAGCCATATATCACACATTACTTCGTATGCGCTTGCCAATACGGTTCTTGAAAAAGAAAAAGAAGAAGACACTATTTTTCAGCTGGCCAGTTCCGGTTTTTCGAGCACAGTACGTCTGGCAAAATCGCATCCGGAAATGTGGGTGCCTATTTTCAGGCAAAATAAAGAGAATGTTTTGGATGTTCTCAACGAGCATATCTCCCAGTTGAGAAAATTTAAATCTGCACTGGAGAAGGAAAATTATGAATATCTGGAGGAATTAATTCTGAAAGCTAATAAAATAAGGGGAATCCTGAAATAG
- a CDS encoding bifunctional ADP-dependent NAD(P)H-hydrate dehydratase/NAD(P)H-hydrate epimerase, whose amino-acid sequence MKILNSDQIKLLDQETIAIQNISSWQLMERASEAVTDAILHKAKGLRLSFSIFCGKGNNGGDGLAIARILRRKNFNITVFLLQSNTYSDSNIENQKRLKNTGLNVILFNENSLLEIPQGSIVIDAIFGNGLHSPLNSEWNLIFRQIESSLPQHIFSIDLPSGFIADHPMEENYPCLRVEHVFTFEIPKLGFLFPSSYQFLKDFSIVKIDLDETTRNSFTSSYYFTEKNKIQALLKPVSKFSHKGSFGHILVIGGSLGKIGAPILSAKAALKTGSGLVTVYVPKCGYTIVQNSITEAMCLTDSEEEYLATIPEISGYQAVAIGMGIGQHNETGTTVLKCLINNPNTAFVIDADALNLLSKYENPFIHIPKDSILTPHPKELQRLIGDWKDDFEKIEKVRAITVKYEINILIKGAYTASILSDGNCYFNSTGNWGMATAGSGDTLSGILVSLLGQGYSSHEACLLGTYLHGLAGDLATEKIHPHSLVASDISNFISAAYCDLTK is encoded by the coding sequence ATGAAAATCCTAAACTCCGACCAAATTAAGCTTCTGGATCAGGAAACTATTGCAATTCAGAATATTTCTTCATGGCAGCTAATGGAACGTGCCTCTGAAGCAGTTACAGATGCCATTTTACATAAAGCAAAAGGTCTGCGGCTCTCGTTTAGTATATTCTGCGGAAAAGGAAATAATGGTGGGGACGGGCTTGCAATAGCCAGAATTTTACGTCGGAAAAATTTCAATATTACAGTGTTTCTTCTTCAATCAAACACTTACTCGGATAGCAATATTGAGAATCAGAAGCGTCTGAAAAACACAGGTTTAAATGTTATATTATTCAACGAAAACAGTCTTCTTGAAATTCCACAAGGAAGCATCGTTATTGATGCTATTTTCGGCAATGGGCTGCATTCTCCACTGAATTCAGAATGGAATCTTATTTTTCGACAAATTGAAAGTTCTTTGCCTCAACATATATTTTCTATTGATCTTCCATCAGGCTTTATCGCAGATCATCCTATGGAAGAAAACTATCCATGCCTTAGAGTCGAACATGTTTTTACTTTCGAGATCCCTAAATTAGGTTTTCTATTTCCCTCATCATATCAGTTTTTAAAAGATTTTTCTATTGTAAAAATAGATCTTGATGAAACAACCAGAAATAGCTTCACATCATCTTATTACTTTACAGAAAAAAATAAGATTCAGGCATTATTAAAACCTGTTTCCAAATTTTCACATAAGGGAAGCTTCGGTCATATCCTGGTGATTGGCGGAAGTCTTGGTAAAATTGGGGCTCCTATATTAAGTGCAAAAGCTGCTTTAAAAACAGGAAGCGGATTGGTCACTGTATACGTTCCGAAATGTGGCTATACTATTGTACAAAACAGCATAACCGAAGCCATGTGTCTTACAGATTCCGAAGAGGAGTATCTGGCTACTATTCCAGAGATTTCTGGCTATCAGGCCGTAGCTATCGGAATGGGAATAGGACAACATAATGAAACAGGCACAACAGTCCTGAAATGCCTTATAAACAATCCTAACACGGCATTTGTTATTGATGCGGATGCTCTTAATCTTTTATCCAAATACGAGAATCCATTCATACATATTCCAAAAGACTCCATCCTAACACCACATCCAAAAGAGCTACAGCGACTGATTGGTGATTGGAAGGATGACTTTGAAAAAATTGAAAAGGTAAGAGCTATCACCGTAAAATATGAAATCAATATCTTAATAAAAGGAGCTTACACTGCCAGTATATTATCCGATGGCAATTGCTATTTCAACTCTACAGGTAATTGGGGAATGGCAACTGCAGGTTCCGGAGATACACTTTCGGGAATACTTGTTTCACTTTTAGGGCAAGGTTATTCATCCCACGAAGCTTGCCTTCTAGGTACCTATTTACATGGATTAGCCGGAGATCTCGCAACAGAAAAAATACATCCGCATTCTCTGGTTGCTTCTGATATCTCAAATTTTATAAGTGCTGCTTATTGTGACCTTACCAAATAG
- a CDS encoding alanine dehydrogenase, producing the protein MGTTIFTPFTEKELIPKEEKLEIVRKEKKFSIGIPKETCLDEKRLCLTPDAVQVLVQAGHRIIMENGAGEGSFFTDLQYSEAGAEMTTDTQEVFNQNIILKINPPTLEEIEFLKPCSYIISALQINLSSKEYFKKLSEKKINAIAFEYIMDEYKQYSLVRLIGEIAGTVSILYSSELLAQTNGQMLGGITGVRPTEVVIVGAGIVGEYATKAAIGLGASVKVFDNSLSKLRRLNVMVDSRVPTSIIDPKELKKSLRRADVVIGALPRLNMFPIVTEDMVMHMKKGSVIIDVTVDNGKSVETSELTTLSKPTFIKHGVIHCGLPNLTSRMSRTTTKAISNFFLSYLLDFDQEGGFENVLVKNSEMKQSLYMYKGRLTKQAIANKFGMQYHDINLLIF; encoded by the coding sequence ATGGGTACAACAATTTTTACACCTTTCACAGAAAAAGAACTCATTCCCAAGGAAGAGAAATTAGAAATTGTACGAAAGGAAAAAAAGTTCAGCATCGGAATTCCGAAAGAAACATGTCTTGACGAAAAAAGACTTTGTCTTACTCCAGATGCAGTGCAGGTATTAGTACAGGCCGGCCACCGCATTATTATGGAAAATGGTGCAGGAGAAGGTTCTTTTTTTACCGATTTGCAATACTCTGAGGCTGGTGCAGAAATGACAACAGACACTCAGGAAGTGTTTAATCAGAATATTATTCTGAAAATCAATCCGCCAACACTGGAAGAGATAGAATTCCTTAAGCCTTGTTCTTACATTATTTCTGCATTACAGATCAACCTGAGCTCCAAAGAATACTTCAAAAAATTATCTGAAAAGAAAATCAATGCGATTGCATTCGAATATATTATGGATGAGTACAAGCAGTATTCTCTTGTGCGTCTTATCGGAGAAATTGCAGGTACTGTTTCTATTCTTTACTCTTCCGAGCTTCTTGCACAGACCAACGGGCAAATGCTTGGTGGAATTACAGGAGTAAGACCTACAGAAGTTGTAATTGTGGGTGCTGGAATTGTAGGTGAATATGCCACAAAAGCAGCTATTGGATTAGGTGCCAGCGTAAAAGTATTCGATAATTCTTTATCCAAACTAAGAAGGCTAAATGTGATGGTAGACAGCAGGGTACCTACTTCTATTATCGATCCAAAAGAATTAAAAAAGAGCCTGAGACGTGCAGATGTTGTAATCGGTGCGTTACCAAGGCTTAACATGTTCCCTATCGTTACCGAGGATATGGTAATGCATATGAAAAAGGGCAGCGTAATCATAGATGTTACTGTAGACAATGGCAAAAGTGTCGAAACATCAGAACTTACCACTCTTTCCAAGCCTACCTTTATAAAGCACGGTGTTATCCATTGCGGATTGCCTAACCTTACCTCCCGTATGTCCAGAACAACGACAAAAGCTATAAGCAATTTCTTCTTAAGCTACTTACTGGATTTCGATCAGGAAGGCGGCTTCGAAAATGTTCTGGTAAAAAATAGTGAAATGAAGCAGAGCCTTTACATGTACAAAGGCAGACTTACGAAGCAGGCTATTGCAAACAAATTCGGAATGCAGTACCACGATATCAACCTTTTAATTTTCTAA
- the tsaE gene encoding tRNA (adenosine(37)-N6)-threonylcarbamoyltransferase complex ATPase subunit type 1 TsaE codes for MLEIEISSIEQWQEVAEKIKQHLKHNILFLKGNLGAGKTTFTQQLVKSLGSNDEVTSPTYSIVNEYESPKGKIFHFDLYRLRNLEEVYDIGIEDYLDNAFLSIIEWPEIFQDEISDLPHHEMEITNSDNTRTIKFK; via the coding sequence ATGCTGGAAATTGAAATTTCTTCCATAGAACAATGGCAGGAAGTTGCTGAGAAAATCAAGCAGCATCTGAAGCATAATATCTTGTTCCTGAAGGGTAATCTTGGAGCAGGAAAGACGACCTTTACACAACAGCTTGTAAAATCTCTGGGAAGTAACGACGAAGTTACCTCACCCACTTACTCTATTGTAAATGAATATGAGAGTCCAAAAGGCAAAATCTTTCATTTTGACCTGTACAGGCTTCGCAACCTGGAAGAGGTATACGACATTGGCATCGAAGATTATTTGGACAATGCCTTCCTTAGTATTATTGAATGGCCTGAGATATTTCAGGATGAAATTTCTGATCTGCCACACCACGAAATGGAAATCACAAATTCTGATAACACAAGAACAATAAAATTTAAATAG